In Carya illinoinensis cultivar Pawnee chromosome 7, C.illinoinensisPawnee_v1, whole genome shotgun sequence, the following are encoded in one genomic region:
- the LOC122316837 gene encoding endoribonuclease Dicer homolog 2-like isoform X5 — protein sequence MHELSLKKSDLVESAIDSISKNIAKVFSALIFCLDELGVWLALKAAQSFSCFDSDLCTEADSIPWGKLDVFGEKIVKHFSLDTFHAFSTYIPSGSDWSIGNDVKANMDTGLLTSKVVCLIDSLLEYRYIKDIRCIVFVERIVTAIVLHSLLEELLPKYCSWNSKYIAGSNSQLQSQTRKNQNEIVQEFRKGMVNVIVATSILEEGLDVQSCNLVIRFDPSATVCSFIQSRGRARMKHSDYILMVKSEDCATLSRLEKYLASGDIMRKASLRHASLPCSPLQTDLDDEKFYRVESTEATVTLSSSVSLIFFYCSRLPSDCYFKPAPRWDQKTCTLYLPKSCPLQNIVLQGNINAKILKQTACLEACKQLHEIGALTDNLVPDIVVEEADAEASGNEPYIDEQPCYFSPELVGRWPKDSDMKMKYHCYLIELKQSFVYDIPVNDIVLVMKNELGSEVGSTHFDLDIDRGSLTVNFKYVGVIYLRPDQVLLCRRFQITLLRVLIDRNLNKLKECLDGELLGDETDYLLLPATGKHQRPLIIDWLCVTSVLFSCEKFCEYHLNCYLPKGCARSLQTKDGPVCICLLQNSLVCTPHNGNVYCITGILGMNANSCLTLRDGRIMTYKKYFEERHGIKLCFDHESLVNGRPIFQVQNYLQRCRKQKEKGLSKLSVELPPELCSIVMSPIPVSIFYSFSFVPSILHRLESLLIAVTLKRMLLDHGLQNDVIPVSKVLEAITTKNCQEIFHLESLETFGDSFLKYAASQQLFKTYKNQHEGVLSVKKEKLISNAALCKFGCDRKLPGFIRNESFNPKKWIIPGDRSGTYSLSEELLFNTRKIYIKETRKVKRKCVADVVEALVGALLCTGGETAALLFMDWLGIKVDFHITPYERHFQVHAEKLLNVRQLESLLNYSFHDHSLLVEALTHGSYMLPEIPRCYQRLEFLGDAVLDYIITEHFYYKYPGLSPELLTDMRSASVNNDCYARSAVKCGLHKHILHASHELHKHIAETVYNFGKLSSESMFGWESETTFPKVLGDVIESLAGAILVDSRFDKEVVFRSIRPLLEPLVTPETVKPHPKKELKELCQKEHYIMNKPIKSRNNGLTSITIEVEAKGLLFKYTATARDKETATKVACKKVLESMKVLVLHGKS from the exons TGACTCAATTCCATGGGGTAAACTGGATgtttttggtgagaaaattgtTAAACATTTCAGTTTGGACACTTTCCATGCATTTTCAACTTACATTCCATCAG gtTCAGACTGGTCTATCGGTAATGATGTTAAAGCTAATATGGACACAGGGcttctaacttcaaaagttGTCTGTCTTATTGACTCGCTTCTTGAATACAG ATATATAAAAGATATCAGATGTATAGTCTTTGTGGAAAGGATCGTTACAGCCATTGTATTACATTCTCTTTTGGAGGAGTTGCTTCCAAAATACTGCAGCTGGAATTCTAAATACATTGCAGGGAGCAACTCTCAGTTGCAATCACAGACAAGGAAAAACCAAAATGAAATTGTGCAAGAATTTCGGAAAGGCATg GTGAACGTCATTGTTGCAACATCAATTCTTGAAGAGGGTTTAGATGTTCAAAGCTGCAACTTGGTTATTAGATTTGACCCTTCTGCCACTGTTTGTAGTTTCATACAGTCCAGGGGCCGAGCTAGAATGAAACATTCAGATTacattttaatggttaagag TGAGGATTGCGCTACTCTATCTCGACTGGAGAAATATCTTGCTAGTGGAGATATCATGAGAAAGGCATCATTACGCCATGCTTCGCTTCCTTGCTCACCTCTTCAAACTGATTTAGATGATGAGAAATTTTATCGTGTTGAAAGCACTGAAGCGACTGTGACTCTTTCTTCTAGTGTTAGTTTGATATTCTTCTATTGTTCACGGCTCCCTTCTGATTG CTATTTTAAACCAGCTCCCAGGTGGGATCAGAAGACTTGCACTTTATATCTTCCCAAGAGCTGTCCTTTACAAAACATTGTTTTACAAGGAAACATCAATGCTAAAATTCTGAAGCAAACTGCCTGCCTTGAAGCATGCAAGCAACTTCACGAGATTGGTGCTTTGACCGATAATCTTGTTCCAGATATTGTTGTGGAAGAAGCTGATGCTGAAGCAAGtg GGAACGAACCTTATATTGATGAGCAACCGTGTTACTTCTCACCTGAACTGGTTGGTCGCTGGCCAAAGGATTCCGATATGAAAATGAAGTATCATTGCTACCTGATTGAGTTGAAGCAGAGCTTTGTATATGACATTCCAGTTAATGATATTGTCCTTGTCATGAAAAATGAGCTAGGATCTGAGGTTGGAAGCACGCATTTTGACTTGGACATTGACAGGGGTAGTTTGACAGTGAACTTTAAATATGTAGGAGTTATTTATCTTAGACCAGATcaa GTCCTTTTGTGTAGAAGGTTTCAGATAACTCTATTAAGAGTTCTTATAGATCGCAATTTGAACAAGTTAAAAGAATGTTTGGATGGAGAGTTGTTGGGAGATGAGACTGATTATCTTTTGCTCCCAGCCACTGGCAAACATCAGAGACCTTTGATCATTGATTGGCTTTGTGTTACTTCTGTGCTTTTTTCGTGTGAAAAGTTTTGTGAATATCACTTAAATTGTTATTTGCCCAAGGGTTGTGCTCGTAGTCTGCAAACCAAAGATGGTCCTGTATGCATTTGCCTGCTTCAAAATTCTTTGGTCTGCACCCCACACAATGGTAATGTGTATTGCATAACTGGGATTTTGGGAATGAATGCAAATTCATGTCTGACCCTTCGGGATGGCAGAATCATGACCTACAAGAAGTACTTTGAAGAACG GCATGGCATCAAGCTGTGTTTTGATCATGAATCATTGGTTAATGGGAGACCCATTTTTCAGGTGCAAAATTACCTTCAAAGATgcagaaagcagaaagagaaaG GATTGAGTAAGCTGTCGGTTGAATTGCCTCCAGAACTTTGTTCTATAGTTATGTCACCGATACCTGTctctatattttattcattctcatttgTTCCTTCAATCTTGCACCGGCTTGAGTCTTTGCTTATAGCTGTCACCTTAAAAAGGATGCTTTTGGATCATGGCTTGCAAAACGATGTCATTCCAGTCTCCAAG GTGCTGGAAGCAATTACTACAAAGAACTGCCAAGAGATATTCCACTTGGAGTCCTTAGAAACATTTGGAGACTCTTTTCTCAAATATGCTGCCAGTCAACAGCTTTtcaagacctataaaaatcagcaCGAGGGTGTCCTCAGtgttaagaaagaaaaattaatttcgAATGCAGCTCTTTGCAAGTTTGGATGTGACCGCAAACTTcca GGGTTTATTCGTAACGAGTCCTTCAATCCAAAAAAGTGGATCATTCCTGGTGATAGATCTGGGACTTATTCATTAAGTGAGGAGTTGCTTTTTAACACGAGAAAAATCTATATTAAGGAAACTAGGAAGGTGAAGCGTAAATGTGTCGCTGATGTTGTTGAGGCTCTAGTTGGTGCATTACTTTGCACGGGTGGTGAAACGGCAGCCTTATTATTTATGGATTGGTTGGGTATAAAGGTGGATTTTCACATTACACCATACGAAAGGCACTTCCAAGTTCACGCTGAGAAGCTTCTAAATGTAAGACAGTTGGAGTCCCTGCTGAACTACTCGTTTCATGATCACTCTTTGTTAGTGGAAGCATTGACCCATGGTTCTTACATGCTTCCTGAGATTCCAAGATGTTATCAG CGACTTGAATTTCTTGGGGACGCCGTGTTGGATTATATCATAACTGAGCATTTCTACTATAAATATCCTGGGCTGTCGCCAGAACTACTAACTGATATGAGATCTGCTTCTGTGAATAATGATTGTTATGCACGATCTGCAGTTAAGTGCGGGCTACATAAACACATCCTACATGCCTCACACGAACTCCATAAGCATATAGCTGAAACTGTTTACAACTTTGGGAAGTTATCTTCAGAATCAATGTTTGGATGGGAGTCAGAGACAACTTTCCCAAAG GTACTTGGTGATGTTATAGAGTCTCTTGCAGGAGCCATTCTTGTTGATTCAAGATTCGATAAGGAGGTGGTCTTTCGCAGTATAAGGCCACTTTTGGAGCCTCTGGTTACACCTGAAACAGTGAAGCCCCATCCTAAAAaggagttgaaagagttatgccAAAAAGAGCATTACATTATGAATAAACCCATCAAGTCCCGCAACAACGGTCTTACTTCAATTACAATAGAGGTAGAAGCTAAAGGACTCCTATTCAAGTATACGGCTACAGCCAGAGATAAAGAGACGGCAACAAAAGTAGCCTGTAAAAAAGTTTTGGAGTCCATGAAAGTTTTGGTTTTACATGGTAAAAGCTGA
- the LOC122316837 gene encoding endoribonuclease Dicer homolog 2-like isoform X3, with protein sequence MNSKVYTCASESVLAQFIPFSTPKFKVYRHKEIPCSLYAHLAIQLQSLKEKHELSLKKSDLVESAIDSISKNIAKVFSALIFCLDELGVWLALKAAQSFSCFDSDLCTEADSIPWGKLDVFGEKIVKHFSLDTFHAFSTYIPSGSDWSIGNDVKANMDTGLLTSKVVCLIDSLLEYRYIKDIRCIVFVERIVTAIVLHSLLEELLPKYCSWNSKYIAGSNSQLQSQTRKNQNEIVQEFRKGMVNVIVATSILEEGLDVQSCNLVIRFDPSATVCSFIQSRGRARMKHSDYILMVKSEDCATLSRLEKYLASGDIMRKASLRHASLPCSPLQTDLDDEKFYRVESTEATVTLSSSVSLIFFYCSRLPSDCYFKPAPRWDQKTCTLYLPKSCPLQNIVLQGNINAKILKQTACLEACKQLHEIGALTDNLVPDIVVEEADAEASGNEPYIDEQPCYFSPELVGRWPKDSDMKMKYHCYLIELKQSFVYDIPVNDIVLVMKNELGSEVGSTHFDLDIDRGSLTVNFKYVGVIYLRPDQVLLCRRFQITLLRVLIDRNLNKLKECLDGELLGDETDYLLLPATGKHQRPLIIDWLCVTSVLFSCEKFCEYHLNCYLPKGCARSLQTKDGPVCICLLQNSLVCTPHNGNVYCITGILGMNANSCLTLRDGRIMTYKKYFEERHGIKLCFDHESLVNGRPIFQVQNYLQRCRKQKEKGLSKLSVELPPELCSIVMSPIPVSIFYSFSFVPSILHRLESLLIAVTLKRMLLDHGLQNDVIPVSKVLEAITTKNCQEIFHLESLETFGDSFLKYAASQQLFKTYKNQHEGVLSVKKEKLISNAALCKFGCDRKLPGFIRNESFNPKKWIIPGDRSGTYSLSEELLFNTRKIYIKETRKVKRKCVADVVEALVGALLCTGGETAALLFMDWLGIKVDFHITPYERHFQVHAEKLLNVRQLESLLNYSFHDHSLLVEALTHGSYMLPEIPRCYQRLEFLGDAVLDYIITEHFYYKYPGLSPELLTDMRSASVNNDCYARSAVKCGLHKHILHASHELHKHIAETVYNFGKLSSESMFGWESETTFPKVLGDVIESLAGAILVDSRFDKEVVFRSIRPLLEPLVTPETVKPHPKKELKELCQKEHYIMNKPIKSRNNGLTSITIEVEAKGLLFKYTATARDKETATKVACKKVLESMKVLVLHGKS encoded by the exons TGACTCAATTCCATGGGGTAAACTGGATgtttttggtgagaaaattgtTAAACATTTCAGTTTGGACACTTTCCATGCATTTTCAACTTACATTCCATCAG gtTCAGACTGGTCTATCGGTAATGATGTTAAAGCTAATATGGACACAGGGcttctaacttcaaaagttGTCTGTCTTATTGACTCGCTTCTTGAATACAG ATATATAAAAGATATCAGATGTATAGTCTTTGTGGAAAGGATCGTTACAGCCATTGTATTACATTCTCTTTTGGAGGAGTTGCTTCCAAAATACTGCAGCTGGAATTCTAAATACATTGCAGGGAGCAACTCTCAGTTGCAATCACAGACAAGGAAAAACCAAAATGAAATTGTGCAAGAATTTCGGAAAGGCATg GTGAACGTCATTGTTGCAACATCAATTCTTGAAGAGGGTTTAGATGTTCAAAGCTGCAACTTGGTTATTAGATTTGACCCTTCTGCCACTGTTTGTAGTTTCATACAGTCCAGGGGCCGAGCTAGAATGAAACATTCAGATTacattttaatggttaagag TGAGGATTGCGCTACTCTATCTCGACTGGAGAAATATCTTGCTAGTGGAGATATCATGAGAAAGGCATCATTACGCCATGCTTCGCTTCCTTGCTCACCTCTTCAAACTGATTTAGATGATGAGAAATTTTATCGTGTTGAAAGCACTGAAGCGACTGTGACTCTTTCTTCTAGTGTTAGTTTGATATTCTTCTATTGTTCACGGCTCCCTTCTGATTG CTATTTTAAACCAGCTCCCAGGTGGGATCAGAAGACTTGCACTTTATATCTTCCCAAGAGCTGTCCTTTACAAAACATTGTTTTACAAGGAAACATCAATGCTAAAATTCTGAAGCAAACTGCCTGCCTTGAAGCATGCAAGCAACTTCACGAGATTGGTGCTTTGACCGATAATCTTGTTCCAGATATTGTTGTGGAAGAAGCTGATGCTGAAGCAAGtg GGAACGAACCTTATATTGATGAGCAACCGTGTTACTTCTCACCTGAACTGGTTGGTCGCTGGCCAAAGGATTCCGATATGAAAATGAAGTATCATTGCTACCTGATTGAGTTGAAGCAGAGCTTTGTATATGACATTCCAGTTAATGATATTGTCCTTGTCATGAAAAATGAGCTAGGATCTGAGGTTGGAAGCACGCATTTTGACTTGGACATTGACAGGGGTAGTTTGACAGTGAACTTTAAATATGTAGGAGTTATTTATCTTAGACCAGATcaa GTCCTTTTGTGTAGAAGGTTTCAGATAACTCTATTAAGAGTTCTTATAGATCGCAATTTGAACAAGTTAAAAGAATGTTTGGATGGAGAGTTGTTGGGAGATGAGACTGATTATCTTTTGCTCCCAGCCACTGGCAAACATCAGAGACCTTTGATCATTGATTGGCTTTGTGTTACTTCTGTGCTTTTTTCGTGTGAAAAGTTTTGTGAATATCACTTAAATTGTTATTTGCCCAAGGGTTGTGCTCGTAGTCTGCAAACCAAAGATGGTCCTGTATGCATTTGCCTGCTTCAAAATTCTTTGGTCTGCACCCCACACAATGGTAATGTGTATTGCATAACTGGGATTTTGGGAATGAATGCAAATTCATGTCTGACCCTTCGGGATGGCAGAATCATGACCTACAAGAAGTACTTTGAAGAACG GCATGGCATCAAGCTGTGTTTTGATCATGAATCATTGGTTAATGGGAGACCCATTTTTCAGGTGCAAAATTACCTTCAAAGATgcagaaagcagaaagagaaaG GATTGAGTAAGCTGTCGGTTGAATTGCCTCCAGAACTTTGTTCTATAGTTATGTCACCGATACCTGTctctatattttattcattctcatttgTTCCTTCAATCTTGCACCGGCTTGAGTCTTTGCTTATAGCTGTCACCTTAAAAAGGATGCTTTTGGATCATGGCTTGCAAAACGATGTCATTCCAGTCTCCAAG GTGCTGGAAGCAATTACTACAAAGAACTGCCAAGAGATATTCCACTTGGAGTCCTTAGAAACATTTGGAGACTCTTTTCTCAAATATGCTGCCAGTCAACAGCTTTtcaagacctataaaaatcagcaCGAGGGTGTCCTCAGtgttaagaaagaaaaattaatttcgAATGCAGCTCTTTGCAAGTTTGGATGTGACCGCAAACTTcca GGGTTTATTCGTAACGAGTCCTTCAATCCAAAAAAGTGGATCATTCCTGGTGATAGATCTGGGACTTATTCATTAAGTGAGGAGTTGCTTTTTAACACGAGAAAAATCTATATTAAGGAAACTAGGAAGGTGAAGCGTAAATGTGTCGCTGATGTTGTTGAGGCTCTAGTTGGTGCATTACTTTGCACGGGTGGTGAAACGGCAGCCTTATTATTTATGGATTGGTTGGGTATAAAGGTGGATTTTCACATTACACCATACGAAAGGCACTTCCAAGTTCACGCTGAGAAGCTTCTAAATGTAAGACAGTTGGAGTCCCTGCTGAACTACTCGTTTCATGATCACTCTTTGTTAGTGGAAGCATTGACCCATGGTTCTTACATGCTTCCTGAGATTCCAAGATGTTATCAG CGACTTGAATTTCTTGGGGACGCCGTGTTGGATTATATCATAACTGAGCATTTCTACTATAAATATCCTGGGCTGTCGCCAGAACTACTAACTGATATGAGATCTGCTTCTGTGAATAATGATTGTTATGCACGATCTGCAGTTAAGTGCGGGCTACATAAACACATCCTACATGCCTCACACGAACTCCATAAGCATATAGCTGAAACTGTTTACAACTTTGGGAAGTTATCTTCAGAATCAATGTTTGGATGGGAGTCAGAGACAACTTTCCCAAAG GTACTTGGTGATGTTATAGAGTCTCTTGCAGGAGCCATTCTTGTTGATTCAAGATTCGATAAGGAGGTGGTCTTTCGCAGTATAAGGCCACTTTTGGAGCCTCTGGTTACACCTGAAACAGTGAAGCCCCATCCTAAAAaggagttgaaagagttatgccAAAAAGAGCATTACATTATGAATAAACCCATCAAGTCCCGCAACAACGGTCTTACTTCAATTACAATAGAGGTAGAAGCTAAAGGACTCCTATTCAAGTATACGGCTACAGCCAGAGATAAAGAGACGGCAACAAAAGTAGCCTGTAAAAAAGTTTTGGAGTCCATGAAAGTTTTGGTTTTACATGGTAAAAGCTGA
- the LOC122316837 gene encoding endoribonuclease Dicer homolog 2-like isoform X4 — translation MIVLVSWHELSLKKSDLVESAIDSISKNIAKVFSALIFCLDELGVWLALKAAQSFSCFDSDLCTEADSIPWGKLDVFGEKIVKHFSLDTFHAFSTYIPSGSDWSIGNDVKANMDTGLLTSKVVCLIDSLLEYRYIKDIRCIVFVERIVTAIVLHSLLEELLPKYCSWNSKYIAGSNSQLQSQTRKNQNEIVQEFRKGMVNVIVATSILEEGLDVQSCNLVIRFDPSATVCSFIQSRGRARMKHSDYILMVKSEDCATLSRLEKYLASGDIMRKASLRHASLPCSPLQTDLDDEKFYRVESTEATVTLSSSVSLIFFYCSRLPSDCYFKPAPRWDQKTCTLYLPKSCPLQNIVLQGNINAKILKQTACLEACKQLHEIGALTDNLVPDIVVEEADAEASGNEPYIDEQPCYFSPELVGRWPKDSDMKMKYHCYLIELKQSFVYDIPVNDIVLVMKNELGSEVGSTHFDLDIDRGSLTVNFKYVGVIYLRPDQVLLCRRFQITLLRVLIDRNLNKLKECLDGELLGDETDYLLLPATGKHQRPLIIDWLCVTSVLFSCEKFCEYHLNCYLPKGCARSLQTKDGPVCICLLQNSLVCTPHNGNVYCITGILGMNANSCLTLRDGRIMTYKKYFEERHGIKLCFDHESLVNGRPIFQVQNYLQRCRKQKEKGLSKLSVELPPELCSIVMSPIPVSIFYSFSFVPSILHRLESLLIAVTLKRMLLDHGLQNDVIPVSKVLEAITTKNCQEIFHLESLETFGDSFLKYAASQQLFKTYKNQHEGVLSVKKEKLISNAALCKFGCDRKLPGFIRNESFNPKKWIIPGDRSGTYSLSEELLFNTRKIYIKETRKVKRKCVADVVEALVGALLCTGGETAALLFMDWLGIKVDFHITPYERHFQVHAEKLLNVRQLESLLNYSFHDHSLLVEALTHGSYMLPEIPRCYQRLEFLGDAVLDYIITEHFYYKYPGLSPELLTDMRSASVNNDCYARSAVKCGLHKHILHASHELHKHIAETVYNFGKLSSESMFGWESETTFPKVLGDVIESLAGAILVDSRFDKEVVFRSIRPLLEPLVTPETVKPHPKKELKELCQKEHYIMNKPIKSRNNGLTSITIEVEAKGLLFKYTATARDKETATKVACKKVLESMKVLVLHGKS, via the exons TGACTCAATTCCATGGGGTAAACTGGATgtttttggtgagaaaattgtTAAACATTTCAGTTTGGACACTTTCCATGCATTTTCAACTTACATTCCATCAG gtTCAGACTGGTCTATCGGTAATGATGTTAAAGCTAATATGGACACAGGGcttctaacttcaaaagttGTCTGTCTTATTGACTCGCTTCTTGAATACAG ATATATAAAAGATATCAGATGTATAGTCTTTGTGGAAAGGATCGTTACAGCCATTGTATTACATTCTCTTTTGGAGGAGTTGCTTCCAAAATACTGCAGCTGGAATTCTAAATACATTGCAGGGAGCAACTCTCAGTTGCAATCACAGACAAGGAAAAACCAAAATGAAATTGTGCAAGAATTTCGGAAAGGCATg GTGAACGTCATTGTTGCAACATCAATTCTTGAAGAGGGTTTAGATGTTCAAAGCTGCAACTTGGTTATTAGATTTGACCCTTCTGCCACTGTTTGTAGTTTCATACAGTCCAGGGGCCGAGCTAGAATGAAACATTCAGATTacattttaatggttaagag TGAGGATTGCGCTACTCTATCTCGACTGGAGAAATATCTTGCTAGTGGAGATATCATGAGAAAGGCATCATTACGCCATGCTTCGCTTCCTTGCTCACCTCTTCAAACTGATTTAGATGATGAGAAATTTTATCGTGTTGAAAGCACTGAAGCGACTGTGACTCTTTCTTCTAGTGTTAGTTTGATATTCTTCTATTGTTCACGGCTCCCTTCTGATTG CTATTTTAAACCAGCTCCCAGGTGGGATCAGAAGACTTGCACTTTATATCTTCCCAAGAGCTGTCCTTTACAAAACATTGTTTTACAAGGAAACATCAATGCTAAAATTCTGAAGCAAACTGCCTGCCTTGAAGCATGCAAGCAACTTCACGAGATTGGTGCTTTGACCGATAATCTTGTTCCAGATATTGTTGTGGAAGAAGCTGATGCTGAAGCAAGtg GGAACGAACCTTATATTGATGAGCAACCGTGTTACTTCTCACCTGAACTGGTTGGTCGCTGGCCAAAGGATTCCGATATGAAAATGAAGTATCATTGCTACCTGATTGAGTTGAAGCAGAGCTTTGTATATGACATTCCAGTTAATGATATTGTCCTTGTCATGAAAAATGAGCTAGGATCTGAGGTTGGAAGCACGCATTTTGACTTGGACATTGACAGGGGTAGTTTGACAGTGAACTTTAAATATGTAGGAGTTATTTATCTTAGACCAGATcaa GTCCTTTTGTGTAGAAGGTTTCAGATAACTCTATTAAGAGTTCTTATAGATCGCAATTTGAACAAGTTAAAAGAATGTTTGGATGGAGAGTTGTTGGGAGATGAGACTGATTATCTTTTGCTCCCAGCCACTGGCAAACATCAGAGACCTTTGATCATTGATTGGCTTTGTGTTACTTCTGTGCTTTTTTCGTGTGAAAAGTTTTGTGAATATCACTTAAATTGTTATTTGCCCAAGGGTTGTGCTCGTAGTCTGCAAACCAAAGATGGTCCTGTATGCATTTGCCTGCTTCAAAATTCTTTGGTCTGCACCCCACACAATGGTAATGTGTATTGCATAACTGGGATTTTGGGAATGAATGCAAATTCATGTCTGACCCTTCGGGATGGCAGAATCATGACCTACAAGAAGTACTTTGAAGAACG GCATGGCATCAAGCTGTGTTTTGATCATGAATCATTGGTTAATGGGAGACCCATTTTTCAGGTGCAAAATTACCTTCAAAGATgcagaaagcagaaagagaaaG GATTGAGTAAGCTGTCGGTTGAATTGCCTCCAGAACTTTGTTCTATAGTTATGTCACCGATACCTGTctctatattttattcattctcatttgTTCCTTCAATCTTGCACCGGCTTGAGTCTTTGCTTATAGCTGTCACCTTAAAAAGGATGCTTTTGGATCATGGCTTGCAAAACGATGTCATTCCAGTCTCCAAG GTGCTGGAAGCAATTACTACAAAGAACTGCCAAGAGATATTCCACTTGGAGTCCTTAGAAACATTTGGAGACTCTTTTCTCAAATATGCTGCCAGTCAACAGCTTTtcaagacctataaaaatcagcaCGAGGGTGTCCTCAGtgttaagaaagaaaaattaatttcgAATGCAGCTCTTTGCAAGTTTGGATGTGACCGCAAACTTcca GGGTTTATTCGTAACGAGTCCTTCAATCCAAAAAAGTGGATCATTCCTGGTGATAGATCTGGGACTTATTCATTAAGTGAGGAGTTGCTTTTTAACACGAGAAAAATCTATATTAAGGAAACTAGGAAGGTGAAGCGTAAATGTGTCGCTGATGTTGTTGAGGCTCTAGTTGGTGCATTACTTTGCACGGGTGGTGAAACGGCAGCCTTATTATTTATGGATTGGTTGGGTATAAAGGTGGATTTTCACATTACACCATACGAAAGGCACTTCCAAGTTCACGCTGAGAAGCTTCTAAATGTAAGACAGTTGGAGTCCCTGCTGAACTACTCGTTTCATGATCACTCTTTGTTAGTGGAAGCATTGACCCATGGTTCTTACATGCTTCCTGAGATTCCAAGATGTTATCAG CGACTTGAATTTCTTGGGGACGCCGTGTTGGATTATATCATAACTGAGCATTTCTACTATAAATATCCTGGGCTGTCGCCAGAACTACTAACTGATATGAGATCTGCTTCTGTGAATAATGATTGTTATGCACGATCTGCAGTTAAGTGCGGGCTACATAAACACATCCTACATGCCTCACACGAACTCCATAAGCATATAGCTGAAACTGTTTACAACTTTGGGAAGTTATCTTCAGAATCAATGTTTGGATGGGAGTCAGAGACAACTTTCCCAAAG GTACTTGGTGATGTTATAGAGTCTCTTGCAGGAGCCATTCTTGTTGATTCAAGATTCGATAAGGAGGTGGTCTTTCGCAGTATAAGGCCACTTTTGGAGCCTCTGGTTACACCTGAAACAGTGAAGCCCCATCCTAAAAaggagttgaaagagttatgccAAAAAGAGCATTACATTATGAATAAACCCATCAAGTCCCGCAACAACGGTCTTACTTCAATTACAATAGAGGTAGAAGCTAAAGGACTCCTATTCAAGTATACGGCTACAGCCAGAGATAAAGAGACGGCAACAAAAGTAGCCTGTAAAAAAGTTTTGGAGTCCATGAAAGTTTTGGTTTTACATGGTAAAAGCTGA